In Pseudomonas sp. ADAK18, a single window of DNA contains:
- a CDS encoding elongation factor P: MKTGKELKPGTVIRLENDPWLVQKAEFTKSGRNSAIMKTKLKNLLTGYKTEIVYSADDKLDDVILDRKEATLSFISGDTYTFMDTTDYTMYELNAEDIEAVLPFVEEGMTDVCEAIFFEDRLVSVELPTTIVRTIDYTEGSARGDTSGKVMKPAKLKNGTELQVADFIEIGDDIEIDTREGGSYKGRAKK, encoded by the coding sequence ATGAAAACTGGTAAAGAACTGAAACCCGGTACAGTGATCCGTCTCGAAAACGACCCTTGGCTGGTTCAGAAAGCTGAGTTCACCAAGTCTGGTCGTAACAGCGCCATCATGAAGACCAAGCTGAAGAACCTGCTGACCGGTTACAAGACCGAGATCGTCTACAGCGCCGATGACAAACTGGACGACGTGATCCTCGACCGCAAAGAAGCGACCCTGTCCTTCATCAGCGGCGACACCTACACGTTCATGGACACCACCGACTACACCATGTACGAGCTGAACGCTGAAGATATCGAAGCCGTTCTGCCGTTTGTGGAAGAAGGCATGACTGACGTCTGCGAAGCGATCTTCTTCGAAGACCGCCTGGTTTCCGTAGAGCTGCCGACCACCATCGTACGTACAATTGACTACACCGAAGGTTCCGCTCGCGGTGACACTTCGGGCAAGGTGATGAAGCCTGCCAAACTGAAAAACGGTACTGAACTGCAAGTTGCAGATTTCATCGAAATCGGTGACGACATCGAGATCGACACCCGTGAAGGTGGTTCGTACAAAGGTCGCGCCAAGAAGTAA
- a CDS encoding organic hydroperoxide resistance protein — protein sequence MQTLYTAVATATGGRDGRAVSSDNILDVKLSTPKELGGAGGQATNPEQLFAAGYSACFIGALKFVASQTKRKIPGDASITAHVGIGQVPGGFGLDIDLHVSLPGLAQDEAQSLVDAAHQVCPYSNATRGNVDVRLHVIV from the coding sequence ATGCAAACGCTCTATACCGCAGTAGCCACCGCCACCGGCGGCCGTGATGGTCGTGCCGTTTCCAGCGACAACATCCTTGATGTCAAACTCTCCACCCCAAAAGAACTGGGTGGTGCCGGTGGCCAGGCCACCAACCCAGAGCAACTGTTCGCTGCCGGTTACTCCGCCTGCTTCATCGGCGCCCTGAAATTCGTCGCCAGCCAGACCAAACGCAAAATCCCGGGTGACGCTTCGATCACCGCCCACGTCGGTATCGGTCAGGTCCCCGGCGGTTTCGGCCTGGACATCGACTTGCACGTGAGCCTGCCAGGCCTGGCCCAGGATGAGGCACAAAGCCTGGTCGATGCTGCCCACCAGGTTTGCCCCTACTCCAACGCCACCCGTGGCAACGTCGATGTACGCCTGCACGTCATCGTGTGA
- a CDS encoding MarR family winged helix-turn-helix transcriptional regulator, with protein MTTLPDTCESLLLNNQLCFALHSTSLLMTKVYKPLLQALGLTYPQYLAMMVLWEEDGLTVGEISSRLLTDPGSLTPLLKRLEVEGLLSRTRSREDERVVVVELTDTGRALRDKAMDIPQCILGASGMDIEQLRKLQIDLLALRGNLQASM; from the coding sequence ATGACTACCCTCCCCGACACCTGTGAATCCTTACTGCTCAACAATCAACTGTGCTTCGCCCTGCACTCCACGTCGTTATTGATGACCAAAGTGTACAAGCCCTTGCTGCAAGCCCTTGGCCTGACCTATCCGCAGTACCTGGCGATGATGGTGCTGTGGGAAGAGGACGGCTTGACCGTGGGCGAGATCAGCAGCCGCCTGCTGACCGATCCGGGATCCCTGACACCGCTGCTCAAACGACTTGAAGTGGAAGGTCTGTTGAGCCGTACCCGCAGCCGGGAAGATGAACGGGTGGTAGTGGTTGAACTGACCGACACCGGGCGCGCCCTTCGGGACAAGGCCATGGATATTCCTCAGTGCATCCTCGGCGCCAGCGGGATGGACATTGAGCAGTTGCGCAAGCTGCAGATTGATTTGCTGGCGTTACGGGGCAATTTGCAGGCCAGCATGTAA
- a CDS encoding LysR family transcriptional regulator: MNPNTLTDQLSLFLDVLETGSFSATARRHPLTPSAVARRIDSLETSVGSRLFLRSTHAVVPTPAGLAFAERARRIVSELQLARAEAVSLSHAPEGLIRVDAPAAFGRRHLAPVIADFLNVYPGLDVHLHLIDSFVDMQGAHLGKVDLVLRAGHIVDTRLIATPLASIVRIACASPAYLKKRGTPTHPRELSEHDGLDWEGLAPLFAWRFELDGRKTTYRPQRIRLSANNAEALLSGALAGLGIAHLPTWLASEYLVRGELVPLFCENGLPTPETAGIYALRLEQHANARSRLLLEYLKARFSPVPPWDLALQSGLA, encoded by the coding sequence ATGAATCCCAATACCCTGACCGATCAGTTAAGCCTGTTTCTTGACGTGCTTGAGACGGGAAGCTTTTCCGCAACGGCTCGACGTCATCCACTGACGCCTTCCGCCGTCGCCCGCCGGATCGACAGCCTGGAGACTTCGGTGGGCAGCCGCCTGTTTTTGCGCAGCACCCACGCCGTGGTACCAACGCCGGCTGGGTTGGCCTTTGCCGAGCGGGCGCGGCGGATCGTCAGCGAGTTGCAATTGGCGCGCGCAGAAGCAGTGTCGTTGAGTCATGCGCCGGAAGGCTTGATCCGTGTAGACGCCCCGGCGGCTTTTGGTCGACGACACCTGGCGCCGGTGATCGCCGACTTCCTCAACGTCTACCCCGGCCTGGATGTGCACCTGCACCTGATCGACAGCTTCGTCGATATGCAGGGCGCGCATTTGGGCAAGGTCGACCTGGTCTTGCGTGCCGGGCACATCGTCGATACCCGGTTGATCGCCACGCCCTTGGCCAGCATCGTACGCATCGCCTGCGCCAGCCCGGCCTATCTGAAAAAGCGCGGCACGCCGACTCATCCCCGAGAGTTGAGCGAACATGACGGGCTGGATTGGGAGGGCCTGGCTCCGCTATTTGCCTGGCGCTTCGAGCTGGACGGCCGCAAGACCACCTATCGACCACAACGTATCCGCCTGAGCGCCAACAATGCCGAAGCTTTGCTTTCGGGTGCCCTGGCAGGGCTGGGTATTGCGCACTTGCCAACTTGGCTGGCCAGTGAGTACCTGGTGCGTGGGGAATTGGTGCCATTGTTCTGCGAAAACGGCCTGCCTACCCCGGAAACTGCCGGGATTTATGCGCTGCGCCTGGAACAGCACGCCAACGCCCGCAGCCGGTTACTGCTGGAATACCTCAAGGCACGCTTCAGCCCTGTCCCGCCGTGGGATCTGGCCTTGCAGAGCGGCTTGGCCTGA
- a CDS encoding sulfite exporter TauE/SafE family protein — protein sequence MADLAMYWLLGALLGTVGGLFGIGGGLIAIPVLGVLFGLDQQIAQGTALVMVVPNVMLALWRYHQRNRIELRHALPLGVMGFCFAWLGSIWAVGIDAGVMRVGFIAFLLALSAYNLLRMFTGNAPPSAQMRYSWPWLGVLGAASGSMGGLFGVGGAVVATPVLTSIFGTSQVVAQGLSLALALPSTSVTLVTYAYHHEVDWAIGIPLAVGGLLSISWGVKVAHAMPERMLRGLFCGFLVICAVMLTFKV from the coding sequence GTGGCGGATTTAGCAATGTATTGGCTGCTGGGCGCGCTATTAGGCACGGTCGGTGGCTTGTTTGGTATTGGGGGCGGACTGATCGCCATCCCGGTGCTGGGAGTACTGTTTGGCCTGGATCAACAAATCGCCCAAGGCACGGCGCTGGTGATGGTCGTACCCAATGTGATGCTCGCGTTGTGGCGCTACCATCAGCGCAACCGGATTGAACTGCGTCATGCGCTACCGCTGGGTGTGATGGGGTTCTGCTTTGCCTGGCTGGGGTCGATCTGGGCGGTGGGCATTGATGCGGGCGTAATGCGAGTCGGCTTTATTGCCTTCTTGCTGGCGTTGTCGGCCTACAACCTGCTGCGCATGTTCACCGGCAATGCGCCGCCGTCGGCGCAGATGCGTTATTCGTGGCCGTGGCTCGGCGTGTTGGGCGCTGCTTCCGGATCCATGGGCGGCTTGTTCGGCGTGGGTGGCGCGGTGGTTGCGACGCCGGTATTGACCAGCATCTTCGGTACCAGCCAGGTGGTTGCCCAGGGTTTGTCGCTGGCATTGGCCCTGCCCAGTACCAGTGTGACCCTGGTGACCTACGCCTACCACCATGAGGTGGACTGGGCGATCGGTATACCGTTGGCAGTTGGCGGCCTGCTCAGCATCAGTTGGGGCGTAAAGGTTGCCCATGCCATGCCCGAACGCATGCTACGCGGCCTGTTTTGCGGCTTTCTGGTGATCTGCGCGGTGATGCTGACCTTTAAAGTTTGA
- a CDS encoding LysR family transcriptional regulator, protein MQYISEIDRLSSYPSIDTEVLRTFVAIADQGGFTRAGEQVNRTQSAVSMQMKRLEEDVLQRKLFERDGRQVRLTPEGQVLLGYARRILKLHSEVFNTLREPHMVGLVRIGTPDDYVMRFLPGILKRFSKAYPLIQIEMHCESSTVLMQRRDLDLTVVSREPGNEIGELLRHERMVWVAAPCFCVDEHTTLPLAVSGMDGFCTQWTRAALDAAGREYRLAYHSSNGAAIQAVVGAGLAVTVTMESLVTEDLRILGASEGFPPLPSVNLRLLRNARTTSPITECLAEYIIEGFKL, encoded by the coding sequence ATGCAATACATCTCGGAGATTGATCGATTGTCCAGCTACCCGAGTATCGACACCGAAGTGCTGCGCACCTTCGTCGCCATCGCTGATCAGGGCGGATTTACTCGCGCGGGCGAGCAGGTCAACCGCACCCAGTCCGCGGTGAGCATGCAAATGAAACGCCTGGAGGAAGATGTGCTGCAGCGCAAGCTGTTCGAGCGCGATGGTCGCCAGGTCAGGTTGACGCCAGAGGGGCAGGTGCTACTGGGCTATGCCCGCAGGATCCTGAAATTGCACAGCGAGGTGTTCAACACCCTGCGCGAGCCGCACATGGTCGGGCTGGTGCGCATCGGTACACCCGATGACTACGTGATGCGGTTTTTGCCGGGCATCCTCAAGCGCTTTTCCAAGGCTTACCCACTGATCCAGATTGAAATGCATTGCGAGTCGTCAACGGTACTGATGCAACGCCGAGACCTGGACCTGACCGTCGTCAGCCGCGAACCGGGTAATGAAATCGGCGAATTGCTTCGCCATGAACGCATGGTCTGGGTCGCCGCGCCCTGCTTCTGCGTGGATGAACACACCACGCTTCCCCTAGCCGTTTCCGGCATGGATGGCTTTTGCACCCAATGGACGCGCGCGGCGCTGGATGCAGCTGGGCGCGAATATCGCTTGGCCTATCACAGCTCAAACGGCGCCGCGATCCAGGCGGTGGTGGGTGCCGGCCTGGCGGTCACGGTCACCATGGAAAGCCTGGTGACCGAAGACCTGCGGATATTGGGCGCAAGCGAGGGATTCCCGCCTTTGCCATCAGTCAATCTGCGGCTGTTGCGTAATGCGCGCACGACCTCCCCGATCACCGAATGCCTGGCCGAGTACATCATCGAAGGCTTCAAACTTTAA
- a CDS encoding DUF1127 domain-containing protein — protein sequence MKGQKGYVLMVKQPFRGLFQRMARWQTLRRERVELAGMSDDALKDIGLSRADVELESHRHFWEDPLRK from the coding sequence ATGAAAGGTCAAAAAGGTTATGTGTTGATGGTGAAGCAGCCATTTCGTGGTCTGTTTCAGAGGATGGCGCGTTGGCAGACGCTGCGCCGCGAGCGCGTGGAATTGGCCGGCATGAGCGACGATGCGCTAAAGGATATCGGCCTGAGCCGCGCCGATGTCGAGTTGGAAAGCCACCGTCACTTCTGGGAAGACCCGCTGCGAAAATGA
- a CDS encoding winged helix-turn-helix domain-containing protein — protein MPAELSFSLKQARRLALAAQGFSGRQPPALIKAAQVNRLIERLGVLQIDSVNAVVRSHYLPLFSRLGNYSPSILEQAAWSQGRRRSLFEYWGHEASLLPMALYPLMRWRMARAEQGEGIYQQMARFGREQQATIRRVLAIVEQQGALAAGSLSTREERAGPWWDWSDEKHALEWLFAAGLVTVAGRRGFERLYDLPERVIPAQILQQAPLSEAEAQRGLLLQAASALGVGTEKDLRDYFRLEPADSRARLAELVEEGLLVPCQVQGWKQLAYCAPEPKVPRKVPASALLSPFDSLIWERSRTERLFDFRYRLEIYTPQHKRVYGYYVLPFLHNERIAARVDLRAERAAGRLAVHAVHEEEPGLDEEGMLALALNLRQMADWLGLERIQLNCQRVSAARLRVAMGIGV, from the coding sequence ATGCCCGCAGAACTGTCCTTTTCCCTCAAGCAAGCCCGGCGACTGGCGCTGGCGGCCCAAGGCTTTTCCGGGCGCCAGCCGCCTGCGCTGATCAAGGCTGCGCAAGTCAATCGCCTGATCGAGCGCCTGGGCGTGCTGCAGATTGACTCGGTCAATGCCGTGGTGCGTTCCCATTACCTGCCGCTGTTCTCTCGTCTGGGCAACTATTCCCCTTCCATTCTTGAGCAAGCTGCCTGGAGTCAGGGGCGACGGCGCTCGCTGTTTGAGTATTGGGGGCATGAGGCCTCACTGCTGCCGATGGCACTTTATCCATTGATGCGTTGGCGCATGGCGAGGGCTGAGCAGGGCGAAGGGATTTATCAGCAAATGGCGCGCTTTGGGCGTGAGCAACAAGCCACCATTCGCCGGGTTCTGGCCATCGTCGAGCAGCAGGGTGCTTTGGCTGCCGGCAGTTTGTCGACGCGTGAAGAGCGCGCGGGCCCGTGGTGGGACTGGAGCGATGAAAAGCACGCCTTGGAGTGGTTGTTCGCGGCGGGTTTGGTGACTGTCGCCGGGCGTCGTGGATTTGAGCGGCTTTATGATCTGCCCGAGCGTGTGATTCCTGCCCAGATTCTCCAGCAGGCGCCCTTGAGCGAGGCTGAGGCGCAACGCGGTTTGTTGTTGCAGGCGGCGAGTGCGTTGGGTGTGGGCACTGAAAAAGACCTGCGCGATTACTTTCGCCTGGAGCCTGCTGACAGCCGCGCGCGGTTGGCAGAGTTGGTGGAGGAGGGGTTATTGGTTCCGTGTCAGGTCCAGGGTTGGAAGCAATTGGCCTATTGCGCGCCTGAGCCGAAAGTCCCGCGCAAAGTGCCCGCCAGCGCATTGTTGTCACCCTTTGATTCGCTGATCTGGGAGCGCAGCCGCACCGAGCGCCTGTTCGATTTCCGTTATCGGCTGGAGATCTACACCCCACAGCACAAGCGGGTGTATGGCTATTACGTACTGCCGTTTCTGCACAATGAACGAATTGCCGCACGGGTCGACCTGCGGGCCGAGCGCGCCGCCGGGCGGTTGGCGGTGCATGCGGTGCACGAAGAGGAGCCGGGGTTGGATGAGGAAGGGATGCTGGCGTTGGCCTTGAATCTGCGGCAGATGGCCGACTGGCTGGGGCTTGAGCGGATACAGCTCAATTGCCAGCGGGTCAGTGCGGCGCGGTTGCGAGTGGCGATGGGGATTGGCGTTTAG
- a CDS encoding class II 3-deoxy-7-phosphoheptulonate synthase yields the protein MSQPWSPDSWRALPIQQQPQYPDAAHLLRVEQTLASYPPLVFAGEARELRRQFAEVSNGRAFLLQGGDCAESFAEFSAAKIRDTFKVLLQMAVVMTFAAGCPVVKVGRMAGQFAKPRSANDEIIDGVTLPAYRGDIVNGIGFDEKSRGPDPERLLQSYHQSTATLNLLRAFAQGGFADLHQVHKWNLDFIANSALAEKYSQLADRIDETLAFMRACGMDSSPQLRETSFFTAHEALLLNFEQAFVRRDSLTNDYYDCSAHMLWIGDRTRQLEGAHVEFLRGVNNPIGVKVGPSMKPEDLIRLIDILNPDNDPGRLNLIARMGANKVGDHLPNLIRAVQREGKQVLWSSDPMHGNTIKASSGYKTRDFAQILSEVKEFFQVHQAEGTYAGGIHIEMTGQNVTECIGGARPITEDGLSDRYHTHCDPRMNADQSLELAFLIAETLKQVKR from the coding sequence ATGAGCCAACCCTGGAGCCCCGATAGCTGGCGTGCCCTGCCGATCCAGCAGCAACCCCAGTACCCTGACGCTGCGCACTTGTTGCGGGTCGAGCAGACCCTGGCCAGTTATCCGCCCCTGGTTTTCGCCGGGGAAGCCCGCGAGTTGCGCCGTCAGTTTGCCGAGGTGAGTAATGGTCGCGCCTTCCTTCTGCAAGGCGGCGATTGCGCAGAGAGCTTTGCCGAGTTTTCGGCGGCGAAAATCCGCGACACCTTCAAGGTGCTGCTGCAGATGGCCGTCGTCATGACCTTCGCCGCCGGTTGCCCGGTGGTCAAAGTCGGGCGCATGGCGGGGCAGTTCGCCAAGCCGCGTTCGGCCAATGATGAGATCATCGACGGCGTGACCCTGCCGGCTTACCGGGGCGACATCGTTAACGGTATTGGCTTCGACGAAAAAAGCCGGGGGCCGGATCCTGAGCGTCTGTTGCAGTCCTACCACCAGTCCACCGCCACCCTGAACCTGCTGCGGGCCTTTGCCCAGGGCGGTTTTGCCGACCTGCACCAAGTGCACAAGTGGAACCTGGACTTTATCGCCAACTCCGCCCTGGCCGAAAAATATAGCCAACTGGCCGACCGCATCGATGAAACCCTGGCTTTCATGCGTGCCTGCGGTATGGACAGTTCGCCGCAGCTGCGCGAGACCAGCTTCTTCACCGCCCACGAAGCCTTGCTGCTCAACTTTGAGCAAGCGTTCGTGCGCCGTGACAGCCTGACCAACGACTACTACGACTGTTCGGCCCACATGCTGTGGATTGGCGATCGCACCCGTCAGTTAGAGGGTGCCCACGTCGAGTTCCTGCGCGGGGTGAACAACCCGATCGGGGTCAAGGTCGGCCCGAGTATGAAGCCGGAGGACCTGATTCGCCTGATCGACATTCTCAACCCGGACAACGATCCGGGCCGTCTCAACCTGATCGCGCGCATGGGCGCCAACAAGGTCGGCGATCACCTGCCCAACCTGATCCGCGCCGTACAGCGCGAAGGCAAGCAGGTGCTGTGGAGTTCCGACCCGATGCACGGCAACACCATCAAGGCCAGCAGCGGCTACAAGACCCGCGACTTCGCGCAGATCCTCAGCGAGGTGAAGGAGTTCTTCCAGGTGCATCAAGCAGAAGGCACCTACGCCGGTGGGATTCACATCGAGATGACCGGGCAGAATGTGACTGAGTGCATCGGTGGCGCGCGGCCGATTACCGAAGATGGTTTGTCAGACCGCTACCACACCCATTGCGACCCACGGATGAACGCCGATCAGTCGCTGGAATTGGCGTTTTTGATTGCGGAGACGTTAAAACAAGTGAAACGTTGA
- a CDS encoding spermidine synthase, whose amino-acid sequence MTEERVERLLAEVHDDFGMIRVLEVADYRFLEFGDAIEQSCVFTADPSWLEYDYTRAMLIGALCHEQPESALFLGLGAGTLTQACLKFLPLEDVEAIELRPDVPRLAIEFLGLDDDPRLYIRVGDALQLLETAEPADLIFVDLYTDVGPGVGHLAWTFLENCQKKLNPGGWLVINQWATDDGKPLGAALLRGLYHRHYWELPVKEGNVILIVPADLDQELDLAALSARAEDLAPRLGYSLQSLIKAIRPAT is encoded by the coding sequence ATGACTGAGGAGCGCGTCGAGCGCCTGCTGGCCGAGGTCCATGATGACTTCGGCATGATCCGTGTGCTGGAAGTGGCCGATTACCGCTTTCTTGAGTTTGGCGACGCCATCGAGCAGAGCTGCGTGTTTACCGCTGATCCGAGCTGGTTGGAGTATGACTACACCCGTGCCATGCTCATTGGTGCGTTGTGCCATGAGCAGCCGGAAAGCGCGCTGTTCCTCGGGTTGGGTGCTGGTACCTTGACCCAGGCCTGCCTCAAGTTCCTGCCCCTGGAAGATGTCGAAGCCATTGAGCTGCGTCCCGATGTGCCGCGCCTGGCCATCGAGTTCCTGGGGTTGGATGATGATCCGCGTTTGTATATCCGTGTCGGCGACGCTCTGCAGTTGCTGGAAACGGCAGAGCCTGCGGACCTGATTTTTGTCGACCTTTATACCGACGTGGGTCCGGGTGTCGGTCACCTGGCCTGGACCTTCCTGGAAAACTGCCAGAAAAAGCTCAACCCTGGCGGCTGGCTGGTGATTAATCAGTGGGCGACCGATGATGGCAAACCGTTGGGCGCGGCCTTGTTACGCGGTTTGTATCACCGGCATTACTGGGAATTGCCGGTGAAGGAGGGCAATGTGATCCTGATTGTGCCGGCGGACCTGGATCAGGAACTCGATCTGGCAGCACTGTCCGCCCGGGCAGAGGACCTTGCACCACGATTGGGGTATTCGCTGCAATCGTTGATCAAGGCGATTCGGCCGGCAACTTGA
- a CDS encoding crotonase/enoyl-CoA hydratase family protein, which yields MNQASSSRVSREQQGHVLLLGLDRVAKRNAFDLELLNELSLAYGEFDRNDDARVAVVFGHGDHFTAGLDLASVGQTMAQGWQPPLGGCDPWGVFAGPRVSKPVIVAAQGYCLTIGIELMLAADINLCASNTRFAQMEVQRGIFPFGGATLRFHQIAGWGNAMRWLLTGDEFDAHEALRLGLVQEVMASEDLLPRALELANRIARQAPLGVQATLMSARQARIEGETAAAAGLPVLVEKLLNSEDAKEGVRAMIEKRPGVFKGL from the coding sequence ATGAATCAAGCCAGCAGCAGCCGTGTCAGCCGTGAACAGCAAGGCCATGTCCTGTTACTGGGGCTGGACCGGGTGGCCAAACGCAATGCCTTTGACCTGGAGCTGCTCAACGAACTGAGCCTGGCCTATGGCGAATTTGATCGTAATGATGACGCGCGGGTGGCCGTTGTCTTTGGCCACGGCGATCACTTTACCGCCGGACTGGACCTGGCAAGCGTCGGACAGACGATGGCCCAGGGCTGGCAACCGCCGCTGGGAGGTTGCGATCCCTGGGGCGTGTTCGCAGGCCCCAGGGTCAGTAAACCGGTGATTGTCGCGGCTCAGGGCTATTGCCTGACCATCGGAATCGAACTGATGCTGGCGGCGGATATCAACCTGTGCGCCAGCAATACTCGCTTCGCGCAGATGGAAGTGCAGCGCGGGATCTTTCCGTTTGGCGGCGCAACCCTGCGCTTTCATCAGATTGCCGGTTGGGGCAATGCTATGCGCTGGCTGCTCACCGGTGATGAGTTTGATGCTCACGAAGCACTGCGATTGGGCCTGGTGCAAGAAGTGATGGCCAGTGAAGACCTGCTACCTCGCGCGCTGGAGCTGGCCAACCGCATTGCCCGGCAGGCACCGCTGGGCGTGCAGGCAACCTTGATGTCGGCACGCCAGGCCCGAATCGAAGGTGAAACAGCCGCCGCAGCCGGTTTGCCAGTGCTGGTGGAGAAACTGCTGAACAGTGAAGACGCCAAGGAAGGTGTTCGGGCCATGATTGAAAAGCGGCCCGGTGTATTCAAAGGGCTTTGA
- a CDS encoding DEAD/DEAH box helicase: MTQETGGFAAFNLNPNILAAVIATGYEEPSAIQQQSIPIIMAGQDMIGQAQTGTGKTAAFALPILHCIDPAKREPQALILAPTRELALQVATAFETYAKQMPGVTVVAVYGGAPMGPQLKAIRNGAQIVVATPGRLCDHLRRDEKVLSTVNHLVLDEADEMLKLGFMDDLEVIFKALPATRQTVLFSATLPQSIRAIAERHLRDPQHVKIQTKTQTVTAIEQAHLLVHADQKTSAVLSLLEVEDFDALIMFVRTKQATLDLASALEAKGYKAAALNGDIAQNQRERVIDSLKDGRLDIVVATDVAARGLDVPRITHVFNVDMPYDPESYVHRIGRTGRAGREGRALLLVTPRERRMLQVIERVTGQKVAEVRLPDAQAVLDARIKKLTNSLSPLVADAESTHGDLLDRLTADIGCTPRALAAALLRKATNGQALTLAAIEKERPLVPNNAPRGDRPERSGDRPDRGDRERRAPVPLAEGRARCRTALGARDGIAAKNLLGAILNEGGLAREAIGRIQVRDSFSLVELPEDGLEKLLTKLKDTRVAGKQLKLRRYRED; encoded by the coding sequence ATGACCCAGGAAACCGGCGGCTTCGCCGCTTTTAATCTTAACCCGAATATTCTTGCAGCCGTCATCGCGACTGGCTACGAAGAGCCTTCGGCTATTCAGCAGCAATCGATCCCGATCATCATGGCCGGCCAAGACATGATTGGCCAGGCGCAAACCGGTACCGGTAAAACCGCCGCGTTCGCTCTGCCTATCCTGCACTGCATCGATCCTGCCAAGCGCGAGCCGCAAGCCCTGATCCTGGCGCCAACCCGTGAGTTGGCGCTGCAAGTAGCAACCGCTTTCGAAACCTACGCCAAGCAAATGCCAGGCGTTACCGTTGTGGCCGTTTACGGCGGCGCGCCTATGGGCCCACAACTGAAAGCAATCCGTAATGGCGCACAGATCGTTGTCGCCACCCCGGGCCGTCTGTGCGACCACCTGCGTCGCGACGAAAAAGTTCTGTCGACCGTGAACCACCTGGTTCTCGACGAAGCTGACGAAATGCTCAAGCTGGGCTTCATGGACGACTTGGAAGTCATCTTCAAGGCACTGCCAGCGACCCGTCAGACCGTATTGTTCTCGGCCACCCTGCCGCAGTCGATCCGTGCCATTGCTGAACGCCACCTGCGCGATCCGCAACACGTGAAGATCCAGACCAAGACTCAGACCGTTACCGCGATCGAACAGGCTCACCTGTTGGTTCACGCTGACCAGAAGACCTCGGCTGTATTGAGCCTGCTGGAAGTCGAAGACTTCGACGCCCTGATCATGTTCGTGCGCACCAAGCAAGCGACCCTGGACCTGGCCAGCGCCCTGGAAGCCAAAGGCTACAAAGCCGCTGCGCTGAACGGTGACATTGCCCAGAACCAACGTGAGCGTGTAATCGACTCCCTCAAGGATGGCCGTCTGGACATCGTTGTGGCGACCGACGTTGCTGCTCGTGGTCTGGACGTTCCACGTATCACTCACGTGTTCAACGTCGACATGCCTTACGATCCAGAGTCCTACGTTCACCGTATCGGCCGTACTGGTCGTGCCGGTCGCGAAGGTCGTGCGCTGCTGCTGGTGACTCCACGTGAGCGCCGCATGCTGCAAGTGATTGAGCGTGTTACCGGTCAGAAAGTTGCCGAAGTCCGCCTGCCGGACGCTCAGGCCGTTCTCGATGCCCGCATCAAGAAACTGACCAACAGCCTGTCGCCGCTGGTGGCTGACGCTGAATCGACCCACGGTGATCTGTTGGATCGCCTGACCGCCGATATCGGTTGCACCCCGCGTGCCCTGGCTGCAGCCCTGCTGCGCAAGGCTACCAACGGTCAAGCGCTGACCCTGGCTGCGATCGAGAAAGAACGTCCACTGGTACCGAACAACGCTCCACGCGGTGATCGTCCAGAGCGTTCCGGTGATCGTCCGGACCGTGGTGATCGTGAGCGTCGCGCTCCGGTTCCATTGGCCGAAGGTCGTGCTCGCTGCCGTACCGCGCTGGGCGCGCGTGACGGTATCGCTGCCAAGAACCTGTTGGGCGCAATCCTCAATGAGGGTGGCCTGGCACGTGAAGCGATTGGTCGTATCCAGGTCCGTGACAGCTTCTCCCTGGTGGAGCTGCCGGAAGATGGTTTGGAGAAGTTGCTGACCAAGCTGAAGGACACTCGCGTTGCCGGTAAGCAGCTCAAGCTGCGTCGCTATCGCGAAGATTGA